One Telluria mixta DNA window includes the following coding sequences:
- a CDS encoding fumarylacetoacetate hydrolase family protein produces MKLATYRNGRPDGCLMVVSRDLASAVDVSALAPDLLHAIQGWERLAPQLQQISDALNEGCATGAIVFEPARCMAPLPRTFQWCDASAFLNHGRLMERAFNTAPIPDFESVPVMYQGAADDFLGPHDAVPLPDEALGIDFEGEFGVIVGSVAMGTPPSRALEAVRLLVQLNDWSLRALGPREMKSGFGFLQAKPSTSFAPVAITPDELGDAWRDGRVHLDLEVEWNGQAFGHPNGGEMNFGFGELIAHAARTRRLSAGTVIGSGTVSNVSRDAGSACIAERRVIEIIDHGEPRTAFMRFGDRVRMRARASGGELPFGIIEQQVVCAGVPGA; encoded by the coding sequence ATGAAGCTGGCCACATACCGCAACGGCCGGCCAGATGGGTGCCTGATGGTGGTTTCGCGTGACTTGGCCAGCGCGGTCGACGTGTCGGCTCTGGCGCCGGACCTGCTCCACGCGATCCAGGGCTGGGAGCGCCTGGCTCCGCAACTGCAGCAGATCTCCGACGCGCTCAACGAGGGGTGCGCGACCGGCGCCATAGTCTTCGAGCCCGCCCGATGCATGGCGCCACTGCCGCGTACGTTCCAATGGTGCGACGCTTCGGCCTTTCTGAACCATGGGCGCCTGATGGAGCGGGCATTCAACACGGCGCCGATCCCGGATTTTGAGTCGGTTCCAGTGATGTACCAGGGCGCTGCCGACGACTTCCTCGGTCCGCACGATGCGGTGCCGCTGCCAGATGAAGCGCTCGGGATCGACTTCGAGGGAGAGTTTGGCGTGATCGTCGGATCAGTCGCCATGGGCACGCCCCCATCCCGGGCACTAGAAGCGGTGCGCCTGCTGGTCCAGTTGAACGACTGGAGCCTGCGTGCACTCGGTCCGCGCGAGATGAAAAGTGGCTTCGGCTTCCTGCAGGCCAAGCCGTCGACAAGCTTCGCCCCGGTGGCAATCACGCCGGACGAGCTGGGCGACGCATGGCGCGACGGCCGCGTGCACCTCGACCTTGAGGTCGAGTGGAACGGCCAGGCTTTCGGTCATCCCAACGGCGGCGAGATGAACTTCGGCTTCGGCGAACTGATTGCGCATGCGGCGCGTACACGCCGGCTTAGCGCCGGTACTGTTATCGGCTCCGGCACCGTCTCGAATGTATCGCGCGACGCCGGCTCGGCCTGTATCGCGGAGAGGCGCGTGATCGAGATCATCGACCATGGTGAACCGCGTACCGCTTTCATGCGCTTTGGCGACAGGGTGCGGATGCGCGCGCGCGCCTCTGGCGGAGAACTGCCGTTCGGGATTATCGAGCAGCAGGTCGTCTGTGCCGGGGTGCCAGGCGCCTGA